The sequence ATTTCGCATATTTTCCAAAGTTGTTACGGGCATTTAGCCAAATCAGTcgttgctaatttttttttataaaaaaaaattgaagtataTTAAAACTTGAGTATGGCTTTTAAACTTACGACATTTGGCACCCATGGCAGGTCAGAACCAATAGGTACACATACAAAGGCCGGCCTCGTCTTCAAACTAGCTACCAACTTTACACGGTCAGCTTGGATTTGGAGAAAAGACTTGAAGAGGTGTTCATAGATATATATATCCGTTCAGATTAAATTTGTTAACTAACCCAATTCTGAATACAAATTTATACCACAGAAAAGATGGGTTTATGCGTCAAgaacttatttttaaattacCAGATTAAGTAAATAGAAGCGAAACTTATTTTTTAGCTCATAAGTTGCTGGTTTTTCCTGCGACAGGTTTCATTGCCATTCTTAGTTCTGCACGGGGAAGATGATAAGGTGACAGATCCATCCGTAAGCAAAGTCTTGTACGAGTCGGCTCGCGCCGTGGACAAGACCTTCAAGTTGTATCCGGGAATGTGGCATTCATTGTCATATGGCGAGCTTCCGGAAAATCTCGACACCGTGTTTTCGGACATCCTCGAGTGGTTGGAGAAGAGGTGCTTTGCCCGGAATGCCAAATGGGAAGAACAACAAAAACGTACTAATGATCAACTAAACTGCAGTGCTTGATCTCAAATAAATTTTCTCTCGTGTAACGGGATAATCAAAGTTTTCGttcatttattgattattatgattttatttgttATGTGGGTTGCTATAATTGagcattattatattataatgatCATATCTATTTCTTCATAGAAGCTTTCGATTTTCATGTTTATATTGTTTTCAGTTATAAATGAGCAtcatctattctattttatagTAACTATTTTGGTGTGTCAAAATCACTAAGACTCGACCCAAGAAATTTACGGGGGATTATTACTTCTTGGTTCGTTTTTTGGTATTCCTCTCCTGCTTTTGGTTCTTACGTTTTGATTTGCGTTTCTGTTGGAAAAACAcattattttattgaattttgaatgAAAGTCGTCAATTGTAGCTCATTAAATGGGGAGTGACATTGGCTCTCCGGTGCTTGCAAGATCAAATTACACGATAATTTTGCAAGACCTTGGTGGGTACTTTAGAAGCCTCGTTTCTACAATCCAAGACGTCGAATGAAatgcaatcaaatcaaataaaaaacaaCCCAAAGATCTTTGAAGTTCATATTGGTGTATTTGTCCAGATTTTGTTCTCAATTAGAGATTTTAAATAGCATTCTAAAGTTTGTTGTTTCTTTTGAGTTGGAATACCACTATGACAAAAAAGAAATCGTTGTAACTTGGGATAAGAttgtcatatatatatcatcagCATCAAATGTGAGATAAATTCGTAAATAAAGCTTCTCTTTTGTCTCGATTTCAACCAAAATTTTGTCCATTTTACATTCTGTTGCAAAGACGAAGTTTGTTCAGATATGACGCCAATACACCCAATATTGGGTTATTAAATGCTAGTGTTTTTTTTCTCCTTCATTCTGCATATGTATTTTACCATTGGAATTAGGATTTCAGTTATCTAttcaattaacaaaaatattggTAAAACCATTATgtaaaattaattgattttggAAGCTCCTACAAAAACAATagttaacaaaataattttgatcaatttttttttaaaaaaaaacgacaTCCTCAAGCTCAAATACACTCGGggatgatatttttaaaaaaatgacattaACCAAAGTTATCCACCCaaatttcctaaaaaaaatctttattttgaaattgaagACATAAGAATGAAATTTTGTCAAAAACTCCCTTAGCCTCTCCAACCCTACACCAAAAAACGCCATTCTAAATGGTTATCTCCATCTATCAACCTAGATAAATGTTCTCCAATGGTGCTGAGCTATTTTAGCAAAATAGCGTAGTCCCATTCCTTCTGTGCCAAATTGGAGAGCTGTGCGCCAATTTGGTGCAGagctatttatattttaaaatttttttatgtaatataaatattatttaaataatagtataatatttattttaataattagatatttaatcataaaaactaaaatatttaatccaataaatttataaatagatatttaaataattttatttatattaattaaaaacatttaattaatgatttgatttaattatttataaataatataatagtaaaataaaaattaaaattttaatgcaataatatagtttgtaaaaataaaatataacaattgaaaatgttaattttaaatataaaataaaatataacgattaatatatgtaaaataaaaacaatattatgagaatattttttgtgtaagatttgaagtaaaaatTCAACTATTATAGTGCAAAACTTGCACTATAATAAAATTAAGGGTTGAAAATGACCTTAAAACATCAATCTTAAAAAATTTGCATAGTATTAACTATTTATCAAGCATTGTTTCAGATAACTCGATAACATCTTTTTACTTGTATTATTTATTGAGAAATTTTATCGACCCACTTGCTACACAAATTCCTCTTATAAAACTACAGTTGGTCACCAAACATACATTTACTAAAATCACCTCTTCTTTCAAAACTATTGCATTTTCTTATTTTCCTtaactaataaataaataaaaaaattatcaaatataaaattatgttatttttctaaaataatatgtaaaacctacatattaaatttcaaaattcaatcACTTAAAAAGTTATAATTACTTTTTCATTTTTACCGATTTACGAATCAAATATGTATACGGTTTTTAGAaactttttttcttatttataaaatttcaagatcTTACAAAATGAAACTATTgaccaaaatttaaattttctattctttataaagaaatttttttctattcTTTATTAagaaattttgtataaaaatataatatttagtgCTTACTTTATGTAAAGCCATGTATAGGACAATTTTACGTTCAGCGCCTAATCTTCGTGTCCAGCCATTTCGATTCTCGCATCTTAATCACTCTCTTCGATCAGCAACCTTCTCATACGATCAACAAGCTCATTCATCTGTGCCCTCGAATGCAATGGTGACGGATAAACACAAGCACAATCCAATTCTCCATCACGATTAATCATGTCAAATATAGCGACAGAAGAGCCAATTCCATGTGCAGAAGCACACCCTATGTAGCACTCCACTCCAAGCACTTGCTGCAGTTCGCTGAAATCGTCAAATACCGGATCCTCAAACactgaaatgaaagaagttCTGAGGGAAGATGATGTCGTTAAGCCCGGGTTTTCCATGGCTTTGCACATTATAAGATAGTTTATATCAGATAAGTCTGCCAAATGTTTATTGCTCTTCTTGCGATCAGCGAAGTTGGAGTAGATCCTTTGGGCCAAATCCCAGAAATTTTCGTTCCCTTTTATGGTTTGTACGTCAAGGATTGCAGATTGGTAGAATCCTGAATTGTTTAACCGGATTTAGACAAGATCTTATATTATTTATGACATTCCACATGTTTTCATGATCAATTCGATAATATTTAATGcttaagatatatatatatatatatataaccggATTTAGACAAGATCTTATATTATTTATGACATTCCACATGTTTTCATGATCAATTCGATAATATTTAATGcttaagatatatatatatatatatataaccggATTTAGACAAGATCTTATATTATTTATGACATTCCACATGTTTTCATGATCAATTCGATAATATTTAATGcttaagatatatatatatatatatataaccggATTTAGACAAGATCTTATATTATTTATGACATTCCACATGTTTTCATGATCAATTCGATAATATTTAATGcttaagatatatatatatatatatataaccggATTTAGACAAGATCTTATATTATTTATGANNNNNNNNNNNNNNNNNNNNNNNNNNNNNNNNNNNNNNNNNNNNNNNNNNNNNNNNNNNNNNNNNNNNNNNNNNNNNNNNNNNNNNNNNNNNNNNNNNNNNNNNNNNNNNNATATATCAAAATGATCAGTTGAAACAGCTGGTTCAAGACCGGAGCGGCAATCGATTAGAGTAACCACTCCATATTTCTTCTTTAGTTCATGATCACATTGAAATTTAGTAGAATGGGCGGCGATCAATCCCGCGGCTGCAAGCGCTCCACACAGCTTATTCCTCCTAGATTTGCAGGTCTATACAGAATTTGTACACGTCAACACAATGAAGCAGTGTTGTACAAAAATGGTGATATAAAGGCCTTCGCTTTAAAtcttctttataaagtttggcAAGGGAAAACTACACTACTCATGTGGGATGAAATGTCGATCTAGTTTTTTCGGGTCTATGTATTCATTGACAACACTAAATGTTGAAGGTTCAAACATGGGGATTTATCAGTTACCTAAATTTTTCTTTACTtctgaattttatatttataattctttaatttcaaattttatatttattattctttaatttcaaattttatacctGCACATGCAAACCATGCAAAACCTATAAGTCATGTGGTTTTACCATATCCGAAAGTTTTACCTGTATCATTCCATAATTTtagattttatgtttaatttttctaaaaatatataacaaagAGATAATCGAGAGTTGTTCTTGCTTAAAATATAGTAGTAACATTAGATGTACACACTTTGTGTGTGTACCGAATTATTtgttgacaaaaacttgtatgagacggtctcacatgtcgtattttgttatATACATATTAATAAAAGTATATATGAAATTAAGGTTGTAGTTATAATAGGCAGATtacaaatttactaaaataatttttatgaagtGAAGAGAAGAGTATCTTCTTTTATCATTCATTtgaaatgattaaaaattaccaatgttcgatgcttaattaaatagtaTGGGAGTCAAATTTTTCGAGTTGctgcaaaaaattaaaatccacTTACATCAATAATTCGGGAGGTGTCTTCTGAACTAAGTTGCAGTCTCACAACCTCGGAAAATCTGGGCTTCTGAGCATTTACGAACCCTAAATTCGTAAGTCTTAATGTATTTAAAGAATACCCAAACATTGTCTTCCCACGACCCCAAATCGTCTTTTTTCCCATCCCATTTGCAACAAGACGATCTCAATGCTCGAACTACCCTCCCCGTCATTCTTTATTCCCTTCTGCACCCTGTCGACTCTCCTCCATCATCGCTCTGAGAAACGACACACCCGTGGTCCGATCGCAAACAGCGGCGTGTAGCTTCATCACAATCACTGCCTTCGTTCCGGACAACATGTACACGCTCGAGAAAAGCACTTCAATCCCATTGCATGGGAATGAATAAGGATCAACCCATCTGTTGTTATTCAACTCGTGTTCTAATATTAGATGAAAATCGGAAAGGCCGGAGTTTTGATTGGTCTTTAGTGTTTGGATGATCTGTGAAGTTGACAAAGAGTTGTGAAAATTAATCTTAACATGGGGACTACTTGGTATGTGGAATGAGTGCTCTTTTCTGGTGGGATTGAAGCGGAGTTTGGAGCGGAGAAGAGggtgagaaatttgaagttCGTAGAGTGTTTTTTGTAGGGATGCGACTTCTGAGGGTGATCTATCGGCGATTTGAAGTGCTAACACGGTATTTCCTGTGCCCGACGATACCGCGCGGCACCAAGTGTATTCTCTGTCACTGAGATTTCGGATAGTTGGGGCTGGTCATTTTAGTTAGCTATTAACCTGCGGCTAGGCTGTGGGTGTTTTGAGCTAGAAACGAGGAAGATGATTGGATctattatgtttatattattaaatttatctaGCAACTTAAATAAATAGCTAAATGTCATGGGTGCATGCATGACGggacaataataataaatagtgTGTTATACAAATTTGATTTTGCATATTTGTTTTGATACGATATTGACTTCCGTCTTCTAACATTCATCAATTTCACGGATTAAATATGCCAACAATCCAAGGAAAAAGCAAACACGTGATTTACACACACtcacatatataattattttagttcGAAATGTTCGgtgaaaaattgttaaaaatgaaaatatagaactataaataaaatttgacaatataaatatgtaaaatcacaaaagttaaatattaaaaattaaaaataccgTTTTCCTATTATTTATGTTGCATGCAAGAACATCAGTATACAATGGGGTCGGGCTTGTATTGGTGTCAATCGGGTTGGGTTTTGGGTCAAcctgtgaattttttttctacccgaacccgaagcaacccgaaaactccCAAcgcgaacacgaacccgtctaacccgactcaacccatctaacccgtctaacccgaattttatttattttaaaaaaaactaatgaaaaaaattcgaaaaaataaaaaataaaaataatattttaatttaaacacataataacaaaattttcgatttaaatttgaaagtttaattgtagaaaattaaaagtatatttactaaatcaaataaacaattgttaaaaaattaaaaatatacaaaatatattttaaatgatgaaaatttatcatataaatatacaataaattttgttcaaacatacaatatatagaaatataggtaatattttcaaaaaaaaatatttcgggtcaacccgcgacccaacccgaaacccgtctaacctggcactaacccgaactcacccaacccgaaccgaaccgaacccgaaaaaccccaacccgaacctgatttttttcgtatTGGGTCGTGTCATGTTGACGGGTCGTATTGCATTCTTACACCCCTACTTGTATGTTCTGTAGTTCACATGTGATTATACTATAGACGTGAAATTCCGTCCATAGACGTGAGTAACATCTttctcaataataataatgattattatcatcattattattttgagaGAACATAACTATTCAATAGTTATAAGTATTAAAAATTACGCACTCACACAACTTATatgtgttataaattattattgtaCTAAAAAATcttcttttttaaaatcaattttttatttatactattttcagatatatatatatatatatatataaagttaaataatttatcttttaatAGATGAATGACATGAAAAATGGGTGTTTTACATTTATTTTCTCTCTGTTGCTGcgcataaataataatatttggatGACCTTTCACTTTCTCAAATCTAAATTTGAGAAAAACTTATTTTGTTCCATTTGCCGTTCTTATGTTATATTATGATCTATCATGTTTTCAAAGTTTGATTATGgtatattaaatttgatttttttacatTCATTCCTATTTCGTTGGAATATTGGTGTGACAATAGAAATTACTGAAATGAAATCGAAAATTACTGAATTGTCCGATATCACGTCAATAATAGGACCAAAATagccaaaatttaaatttagtatACCAAATTCAAacctttaaaaatttaatataccGAAACCAAAATAAGACAAATAAGTGAATCAAAAAGCTACTTccccattttattttaattgcatgtgTGCAACAGCTGTGGTGCATGTGCGTCCGGTCATGACTGAATAACATGGATTAAGGGGCAGAGTCAAAGTTACGAGAAATTAGGTCGCCCGTGCATGTTCAACTATTCTAAGAAAACCATTGCAAGTAAATTGAACTTAAACGGGGTCATATGAATTATTTAGTCTGAAATGATTCAAATTATACAaaaacaaatatcttatttgggtcattcgtaaaaaattattattttttatgtcaaaaatattatctattattataaatattgtcAGATTTCTCAGATAAAAATCCGTCGGACCCTCGCTCACAAAAGATCTAACGAGATAATATTTATACATatttaagaaagaaaaaaaataagaagaaaagaTGCTCACGTTATAGAAATTTGTGGTAACAAATCTGGATGGATATGTATGTATTAATTAATCGTTTAAAAATGTTTGTCCAAATTCATTAACAAGATCTGAACATGGCGCTATCACGCAAGGAAAAAAACGTGCTTACATTGAATAAGATAAGAATCACAAATTGACTTATTATACTCGTGAATATGAAACGAAAGATACTGATATCGGCAGCGAGTAACTCCTCAACCTGGAggatccataaaaaaaaaaaaagtgatgtATCCCTTGTTACGTCACCTGTTAATTATTTGGAAACTTGAAAGAAGCTTTTTAAGCGCTTAAAAAGAGTCCGTTTGGATTTAGTAGTTTTTCTTCTTAAAagcgtatatatatatatataaaagtgcTTTAATAGTTTTATACGTGTTTGGATATATAGGTATTGTAGTGCTTTTATAAAAGAactaattgagttaaaataaaTGCTTTTTAAAAGCcaaattttatagattttaagtATTTTACGAAATAACtcgtattaaaaaaaatcttgtttttaaatttataaacttTCGAAAAGAATATACATCTTGTTAATAAGAGTAATATTTATCTAAATTTTTAAGCGCTCACAATGGTACATTTCGATACCTGCACAGTTTTAAAATCGATGTCATTATAATGTGAGATCGGTTTTTTATGTTCTCCTTCGCTTAGCATAACTCTATGTCTCTATTATCTCATCGTACCGACCATCATTAACCCTCTTGTTTCTTATATAGAGTGCCACTATGCATTTTGTGGACTTGCCTTGTTAATTTGATAAAGCCGTGTGAGATGATCTAAGAGAAAGTTGACCCCATGCACCATCTCAATTTGTAAAGCAATGGCAACTTTTCTTTAACTGTTGTATCAGAGTccacctcttttttttttaaagttgagCACAGATGACGTGTCACTTGCCTATTGGATGTgttgaaacattttttttaaagttgagCACAGATGACGTGTCACTTACCTATTGGATGTGTTGTGATGTTGCTAAAATCGGTGATGATAACTGGGAGGTCGGATCCTCACTTAAAGAGCTCGGATCAAACCTTTGAGCGGTGGCTGGGAGGTCGGATCTTCACTTGGGGAGCTCGGATTGGACCTTCGAAATCTGGCAACACGAACAAgaacgttagaagggggccgaaAGGTTGTTCCGGCGTAGccttccgacgctcaagtcagagataGAAAACTGAGAGAGTACTGTGTGTGTAAAGCGAGTGAATATATGAATCAATAAATAGTGAacgaaacctggtatttataggagaacaaTAGAGTCCTGATTTTAGTATATTTAGATCCTTAGAATCTTGCAAGATTTGTTTTAGATCCTGTGAAAGATTTGGTCATATCTTCTAGATTTGGTTAGATTTTTGTGGGCTATCTGTTGGCGTCTAGGCAAGAGTTATCATAGTCATGAGTCCGCCTATCATCTTAGTCCCTGGGAGATCGGCTCGGGAGGTCGGCCAAAACATGTCAACTCGGCACGATCACACTACACGGGAGGCCGGCTCGGGACTCTTGGGAGCTCGGCATTGGAGCTCGGCGTGGGAAGTCGGCCAAAGCATTCCCAATCGTCGTGAAAGCACCCTATGGGAGGTCGGCTCGGCTTCGTTCTTGGAGGTCGGCGGTGGAGGTCGGCCATCTCACTGATCGACGAGAATGTGAATCCGGGAGGTCGGTCTGGATGACCTCCCGGATGACCTCCCACCGTCTTCATGTGAATGAGGTGACCTCCTGATGGGCTCTGTCACGAAGATGACCTTCCGAGGCTTTCCGTATACCCTTGTGGGCTCTCTCTTTTTGGGCTACCGAGAGTGGGCCGGACCTCTCTCCGTTCCGGGGGTATCACGAGTCCCCCCTTTCAAGTCGAGCTGACGTCGTAGACCAGAAGCTCGTTGTGGTTTGAGCTCTCGGTGGCCCATGGGCTGTCCTGAGATAGGTCGGCCAGGCACTTGGAGCTCGGCAAACACTAAATAATAACATGATGAGGTCATACTGAGAGAGGTCGTCCGGGATCTTGGAGCTCGGCCAAACACCTGATAAACAATAACCCGAGAAGCTCAACCTGAGAGAGGCCGGTCGGGCTCTTGGAGCTAGGTCCAACACTTAAGAAGATAACGACCCGATAGGCTCCCGCAGGGTGAGGTCGACCAGGCCATGGGAGCTTGGCCCAAACAGAAATATTGACCCGGTAAGGCCGCGCTGAGTGAGGTCAGCAAGGCCATGGGAGCTCGGCCCAAcacttaataaaatattgaCCAGGTAAGGCCGTGCTGAGTGAGGTCAGCCAGGACATGGGATCTCGGCCCAAcacttaataaaatattgaCCAGGTAAGGCCGTGCTGAGTGAGGTCAGCCAGGACATGGGAGCTCGGCCCAAcacttaataaaatattgaCCAGGTAAGGCCGTGCTGAGTGAGGTCAGCCAGGACATGGGAGCTCGGCCCAAcacttaataaaatattgaCCAGGTAAGGCCACGCTGATTGAGGTCTGCCGGGCCATGGGAGCTTGGCCAacacttaatatataataaccCGACGAGGTCATCCTGAGATAGGTCGGCCGGGCTATGGGAGCTCGGACCAACACTTAATAGACTAATAACCCGAGGAGGTCATCCTGAGAGAGGTCGGCATGGAGCTCGGCATAAAATAAGAACCCCAAGGGATCATCCTGAGGGAGATCGGCTGGGAGCTCGGCCCAACACTTCATAAAATAATAACCCGTGGAGGTCATCTCGAAGGAGGTCGGCCGGGAGCTCGGCCCAACACTTCATAAAATAATAACCCGGTGAGGTCACGCTGAGAGAGATCGGCTGGGCTCTTGGAGCTCGGCCCAACCCTTAATAAAATCTCAACAAAGAGAGGTCACTGAGAGAGGTCGATCGGGCCCATGGGAGCTCGGCCCAACACTTGACAAAATAATAATCAGATGAGGTCTCGCTGAGTGAGAGGTCGGCTCGGCCATGGGAGCTCGGCCCAACACTTCACAAAATAATAACCAGATGAGGTCTCGCTGAGTGAGAGTTCGGCTCGGCCATGGGAGCTCGGCCCAACACTTATCAAAATAGCAACCGAGTGAATAAGTTCCTGCCGAGCTGAGGTCTGCATAAATAAATTCCTTGTGAACTGGCCCTAACCGAGCCGAGATGATCTCTGGAGCTCTTGAGCAGAGATTGGGTAAGGGCCCTTAAAAACTCGGTGTAGCCACGATGAGGTGAGCTCTGGGCTCCTGAACTGACTTAGGGTGAAAACCTTTATAAACTTGGCGTgaccaagatgaggtgagctaTGGGCTCCTAAACTGACTTAGGGTGAAAACTCTTATAAACTTGGCGTGACCAAGATGATGTGAGCTTTGGGCTCCTGAACTGACATCGGGTGAAAACCCATATAAACTTGGCGTGtccaagatgaggtgagctcttAGGCTCCTGAACTGAGATCGGGTGAAATCCCTTGTAAACTTGGTGTgaccaagatgaggtgagctctgaGGCTCCTGAACTGAGACATGGTGAAAACCCTTGTAAACTTGGCGTGATgaagatgaggtgagctctgaGGCTATTGAACTGCGTTAGAGTGAAAACCCTTGTAAACTTGGCGTgaccaagatgaggtgagctctgaAGCTCCTGAACTGAGATCAGGTAAAAACCCTTATAAACATGGCGTgaccaagatgaggtgagctctgaGGCTCCTGAACAGAGACAAGGTGAAAACCCTTGTAAACttgacgtgaccaagatgaggtgagctctgaGGCTCCTGAACTGAGATCGGGTAAAAACCCTTATAAACTTGGCATgaccaagatgaggtgagctctggGCTCCTGAACTGATATCGGCTGAAAACCCTTGTAAACTTGGCGTAACCAAAATGAGGTGAGCTCTGGGCTCCTGAATTGACTTAAAGTGAAATTATAAACTTGGCGTAACCAAGATGAGGTGACATCTGAGCTCCTGAACTGAAACCCCTTTTAAACTTGGCGTaaccaagatgag comes from Primulina huaijiensis isolate GDHJ02 chromosome 5, ASM1229523v2, whole genome shotgun sequence and encodes:
- the LOC140977793 gene encoding uncharacterized protein, whose translation is MGKKTIWGRGKTMFGYSLNTLRLTNLGFVNAQKPRFSEVVRLQLSSEDTSRIIDTCKSRRNKLCGALAAAGLIAAHSTKFQCDHELKKKYGVVTLIDCRSGLEPAVSTDHFGFYQSAILDVQTIKGNENFWDLAQRIYSNFADRKKSNKHLADLSDINYLIMCKAMENPGLTTSSSLRTSFISVFEDPVFDDFSELQQVLGVECYIGCASAHGIGSSVAIFDMINRDGELDCACVYPSPLHSRAQMNELVDRMRRLLIEESD